A region from the Sebastes umbrosus isolate fSebUmb1 chromosome 18, fSebUmb1.pri, whole genome shotgun sequence genome encodes:
- the insm1a gene encoding insulinoma-associated protein 1a, producing the protein MPRGFLVKRNKKSNPVSYRVRSEKEEPERSAADAPPPPVPLPLPLRCAPLVSVPVRVQTPTPTCGAAATAPERVCRPVQFGNPEVVYQTLYSPTRPVSQDHDRSYLERRVNLGSPVSAASYPTSAALPALDHLYNPVDLKTGSSSRSEARATHTASLKRLSSDTSSASLPTAATKRPHSDTERKSKPASKKTKAIRKLHFEDDVTTSPVLGLKIKEPPVDPRPQQPGGDNNVPMGEFVCQLCREAYADPFSLAQHKCSRIVRVEYRCPECDKVFSCPANLASHRRWHKPKPQSAAAASAQHLETASGKTAPDEAKDSSDRDTPSPGPSESGSEEGLYDCNHCGKKFKRQAYLRKHLASQHGSPKPAVAVVVAVAEDLDAPPAAACEQNAAPLNLSASSCHLCPVCGENFTNRGSQERHIRLLHSSQVYPCKYCPAVFYSSPGLTRHINKCHPSENRQVILLQMPLRPAC; encoded by the coding sequence ATGCCGAGAGGATTCCTGGTGAAGCGGAACAAGAAGAGCAACCCGGTGTCCTACCGGGTCCGCTCGGAGAAGGAGGAACCGGAGCGATCCGCCGCTGACGCGCCGCCGCCTCCGGTACCGCTGCCGCTGCCGCTGCGCTGCGCGCCGCTCGTCTCCGTCCCGGTGCGCGTACAGACGCCGACGCCCACCTGCGGAGCTGCGGCCACGGCTCCGGAGCGGGTCTGCAGACCGGTGCAGTTCGGGAACCCGGAGGTGGTTTACCAGACTCTCTACAGCCCGACCCGCCCGGTCAGCCAGGACCATGACCGCTCCTACCTGGAGAGACGCGTCAATCTCGGATCACCTGTCTCCGCTGCGTCTTACCCGACTTCAGCAGCCCTCCCAGCTCTGGACCACCTCTACAACCCGGTGGACCTGAAAACCGGCTCCAGCAGCCGCAGCGAAGCCCGGGCCACACACACCGCGTCGCTCAAGCGACTGTCCAGCGACACATCCAGCGCGTCGCTCCCCACCGCGGCGACCAAGCGGCCGCACAGCGACACCGAGCGCAAAAGCAAACCAGCCTCCAAGAAAACCAAAGCGATCCGGAAACTGCACTTTGAGGATGATGTCACCACGTCTCCGGTTCTGGGGCTCAAGATTAAAGAGCCTCCGGTGGACCCGAGACCTCAGCAGCCCGGCGGAGACAACAACGTCCCGATGGGGGAGTTCGTGTGCCAGCTGTGCCGCGAGGCGTACGCGGACCCGTTCTCTCTGGCGCAGCACAAGTGCTCCCGGATCGTCCGGGTCGAGTACCGGTGTCCTGAGTGTGACAAGGTGTTCAGCTGCCCGGCGAACCTCGCCTCGCACCGGCGCTGGCACAAACCGAAGCCGCAGAGCGCAGCCGCTGCCAGTGCGCAACATTTGGAGACGGCGTCCGGTAAGACGGCACCGGATGAAGCAAAGGATTCTAGTGATAGGGACACGCCCAGTCCCGGACCGTCCGAGTCCGGCTCAGAGGAAGGGCTGTATGATTGTAATCACTGTGGGAAAAAGTTTAAGCGCCAAGCGTACCTGAGGAAGCACCTGGCGTCTCAGCACGGCTCCCCGAAACCGGCGGTGGCGGTGGTAGTGGCAGTGGCGGAGGACTTGGACGCGCCGCCTGCGGCGGCCTGCGAGCAGAATGCGGCGCCGCTCAACCTGAGCGCCTCCAGCTGCCACCTGTGTCCCGTCTGCGGGGAGAACTTCACCAACAGAGGCAGCCAGGAGCGCCACATCCGCCTGCTGCACTCCTCGCAGGTTTACCCGTGTAAGTACTGCCCCGCCGTGTTCTACAGCTCGCCGGGACTCACCAGACACATCAACAAGTGCCACCCATCTGAGAACCGGCAGGTGATCCTGCTGCAGATGCCGCTGCGCCCCGCCTGCTGA